The following proteins come from a genomic window of Streptomyces sp. NBC_01716:
- the hutI gene encoding imidazolonepropionase encodes MTPTDIPASTTPGTPVQPSAPTAAPTTAITNIAALVTNDPSLGDGSPIGLIQDAAVVIGGDRVVWVGESSKAPATDNAVDAGGRAVVPGFVDSHSHLVFAGDRTQEFNARMSGRPYSAGGIRTTVAATRAATDDELSANVAKYLAEGLRQGTTTQETKSGYGLTVTDEARALRVAARHTDEVTYLGAHIVAPELADDPAAYVDLVTGDMLDACAPYARWIDVFCEKGAFDGDQARAILTAGLAKGLQPRVHANQLSYGPGVRLAVELDAASADHCTHLADEDVDALANSRTVATLLPGAEFSTRANWPDARRLLDAGATVALSTDCNPGSSFTSSMAFCVALAVRDMGMTPDEAIWSATAGGAAALRRTDVGRLTRGARADLVLLDAPSHVHLAYRPGVPLTRAVWRAGERLH; translated from the coding sequence ATGACGCCGACCGACATTCCCGCCAGCACGACCCCCGGCACGCCCGTCCAGCCGAGCGCCCCCACGGCCGCCCCCACCACAGCCATCACCAACATCGCCGCTCTGGTCACCAACGACCCCTCCCTCGGTGACGGATCCCCCATCGGTCTGATCCAGGACGCGGCCGTCGTCATCGGCGGCGACCGCGTCGTCTGGGTCGGTGAATCAAGCAAAGCACCCGCCACTGACAACGCCGTCGACGCCGGCGGCCGGGCGGTCGTCCCCGGCTTCGTCGACTCCCACTCCCACCTCGTCTTCGCGGGCGACCGCACCCAGGAGTTCAACGCCCGCATGTCGGGCCGCCCCTACTCCGCAGGCGGCATCCGCACCACCGTCGCCGCGACCCGTGCCGCCACCGACGACGAGCTGAGCGCCAACGTCGCCAAGTACCTCGCCGAAGGCCTCCGCCAGGGCACCACCACCCAGGAGACCAAGTCCGGCTACGGCCTCACCGTCACCGACGAGGCGCGCGCGCTGCGCGTCGCGGCCCGGCACACGGACGAGGTCACCTACCTCGGCGCCCACATCGTCGCGCCCGAACTCGCCGACGACCCCGCCGCCTACGTCGACCTCGTCACCGGCGACATGCTCGACGCCTGTGCCCCGTACGCCCGCTGGATCGACGTCTTCTGCGAGAAGGGCGCCTTCGACGGCGACCAGGCGCGGGCGATCCTCACCGCGGGCCTGGCGAAGGGACTCCAACCACGGGTCCACGCGAACCAGTTGTCGTACGGCCCCGGCGTCCGGCTCGCCGTCGAACTGGACGCCGCGTCCGCCGACCACTGCACCCACCTCGCCGACGAGGACGTCGACGCGCTCGCCAACTCCCGTACGGTCGCGACGCTCCTGCCCGGCGCCGAGTTCTCCACCCGCGCCAACTGGCCCGACGCCCGCCGGCTGCTCGACGCGGGCGCCACCGTCGCGCTGTCCACCGACTGCAACCCCGGTTCGTCCTTCACCTCGTCGATGGCGTTCTGTGTCGCCCTCGCCGTACGCGACATGGGGATGACGCCCGACGAGGCGATCTGGTCGGCAACGGCGGGCGGCGCAGCCGCACTGCGCCGTACGGACGTCGGGCGCCTCACGCGCGGCGCCCGCGCCGACCTCGTCCTGCTCGACGCCCCGAGCCATGTCCATCTGGCCTACCGGCCGGGGGTGCCGCTGACCCGGGCGGTCTGGCGCGCCGGCGAACGCCTGCACTGA